The proteins below are encoded in one region of Bacteroides uniformis:
- a CDS encoding DUF6250 domain-containing protein — protein sequence MRLQLLLMQLLLCVLPGMEMGASCRLTAWVVEDSSGKVEITCIGDTMDIVSPDGLSLWYKERLTGNYEITYRVQVVVENGSYDRLSDLNCFWGADDPRHPDDFFARSAWRNGEFKNYNTLDLYYVGYGGNDNGTTRFREYHGEYYGVDDAKIKPILKEYTDAAHLLKPNHWYEVKIRVENGATTYAMDGEELFSLPVADGKGDGYFALRLWQNHVRFADFQVANIDNLK from the coding sequence ATGCGGTTACAACTTCTTTTGATGCAACTTCTCTTATGTGTCCTCCCCGGTATGGAGATGGGCGCTTCCTGCCGGCTTACCGCCTGGGTCGTGGAGGATTCTTCCGGAAAAGTGGAAATTACATGTATCGGCGATACGATGGATATTGTATCTCCGGACGGGCTGTCCCTTTGGTATAAGGAACGGTTGACGGGAAACTATGAGATTACCTACCGGGTACAAGTGGTGGTTGAGAATGGTAGCTACGACCGTCTCAGTGACTTGAATTGTTTTTGGGGGGCCGATGACCCCCGGCATCCGGATGACTTCTTTGCCCGCAGTGCATGGCGCAACGGCGAGTTCAAGAATTACAATACGCTGGACCTTTACTATGTGGGCTACGGCGGTAATGATAATGGAACTACGCGTTTCCGTGAATACCATGGAGAGTATTATGGAGTGGACGATGCAAAGATTAAACCCATCTTGAAAGAGTATACCGATGCCGCCCACCTTTTGAAGCCCAACCATTGGTATGAAGTTAAAATCCGTGTGGAGAATGGAGCCACCACTTATGCCATGGATGGTGAAGAGCTTTTCAGCTTACCGGTTGCCGATGGCAAAGGAGACGGCTATTTCGCCTTACGGTTGTGGCAGAACCACGTACGTTTTGCAGATTTCCAAGTAGCAAATATCGATAACCTTAAATAA
- a CDS encoding DUF2851 family protein, with protein MEQLLHYVWKHKIFPLSLLQTTSGRPVEVIDPGLPNMNAGPDFFNAKLKIDGTLWVGNVEVHTQASDWLLHRHDRDKAYDTVILHVVGESNCDVYRTNGELVPQMVLTCPDTVRLRYEELRQTEIYPPCYSILASLPKLTVHSWLSALQVERFEQKACVISQRLERCNHHWEDVFFITLARNFGFGLNGDAFEAWANRLPFRAVDKHRDSLFQVEAFFLGQAGLLEEVSAEADDYYLILQKEFRYLQHKFELPAPMSVEQWRFLRLRPDNFPHVRLAQLACLYHKEQSLFSRVMEAETLEAVKKILAAKTSAYWEEHFNFRKVSPRREKRVGDGALNLIAINTVIPFLYAYGLHKADDVLCDRATRFLESLKAENNHVTRLWDGAGLPVSTAADSQALLQLQKEYCDKKDCLRCRFGYEYLKHR; from the coding sequence ATGGAACAACTACTGCATTATGTTTGGAAGCACAAAATATTTCCTTTGTCATTGCTCCAGACAACCTCCGGCCGGCCGGTAGAAGTGATAGATCCCGGTTTGCCGAACATGAATGCAGGCCCCGATTTTTTTAATGCCAAACTGAAAATAGACGGTACGCTCTGGGTGGGCAACGTCGAAGTGCATACGCAGGCATCAGACTGGCTGCTCCATAGGCACGACCGTGACAAGGCGTATGATACCGTCATCCTGCACGTGGTGGGCGAATCGAATTGTGATGTGTACCGCACGAACGGTGAGCTGGTTCCCCAGATGGTGCTCACTTGCCCCGACACTGTCCGCTTGCGCTATGAAGAGCTTCGGCAGACAGAGATTTATCCTCCCTGCTATTCCATCCTTGCCTCCCTCCCAAAGCTGACCGTCCATTCCTGGCTGTCCGCTTTGCAGGTAGAGCGTTTTGAGCAGAAAGCATGCGTCATATCCCAGCGGCTCGAACGCTGCAATCATCATTGGGAAGATGTTTTCTTCATTACTCTTGCTCGTAACTTCGGCTTCGGGCTGAATGGGGATGCTTTCGAGGCATGGGCAAACCGCCTTCCATTCCGCGCCGTAGACAAGCATCGGGACAGTCTGTTTCAAGTGGAGGCTTTCTTCCTGGGGCAGGCAGGCCTGCTGGAGGAGGTCTCGGCAGAGGCAGATGATTATTATTTGATACTTCAGAAAGAGTTCCGCTACCTGCAACACAAGTTCGAGCTGCCAGCTCCCATGTCTGTTGAGCAGTGGCGGTTTCTGCGTCTTCGTCCCGATAACTTTCCACATGTACGCCTCGCCCAGCTTGCCTGTCTGTATCACAAGGAGCAGTCGCTCTTCTCGCGTGTTATGGAGGCTGAAACGCTGGAGGCGGTGAAGAAGATACTGGCTGCCAAGACTTCCGCGTATTGGGAGGAGCACTTCAATTTCAGAAAGGTTTCACCCCGGAGGGAAAAGCGGGTAGGGGACGGTGCCTTGAATCTGATTGCCATCAATACGGTCATCCCGTTTCTTTATGCTTATGGCCTGCACAAGGCCGATGACGTTTTGTGTGACCGTGCCACCCGTTTCCTTGAATCCTTGAAGGCCGAAAACAATCACGTAACCCGACTTTGGGATGGTGCCGGTTTGCCGGTATCTACCGCTGCCGATTCGCAGGCTCTGCTTCAACTTCAAAAGGAATATTGTGACAAGAAAGACTGCTTGCGTTGCCGGTTTGGTTACGAGTATCTGAAACATAGATGA
- the lepB gene encoding signal peptidase I, translated as MKKGCKIAITIVGVALVVVLLRGCVATSYLIPSSGMENSLYQSERILVNKWSYGLRLPFMKLWGYHRWADSPVQKEDILVFNNPANLSEPVIDRREVFISRCIGIPGDTLLIDSLFSVIPSEKNAPDQKFLYSYPRQRERQLDSLLSILSIAPNKLLGQDSTKNIRSFSRYEHYLLEQAMNGNCWIEPIVKEDSMEILKPLIIPSKGKAVRVYPWNKTLLRNTLVLHEKKQAEIKNDTLYVEGKPVQHCHFTKDYYWVGANNAINLSDSRLFGFVPKDHIIGKASIIWFSKEKGTGPFSGYRWGRIWKRVE; from the coding sequence ATGAAAAAAGGGTGTAAGATAGCAATCACAATAGTTGGAGTGGCACTCGTCGTGGTGCTGCTTCGGGGTTGTGTGGCAACTTCCTATCTTATCCCCTCTTCCGGCATGGAAAATTCACTGTACCAAAGTGAGCGTATTCTTGTAAACAAGTGGAGCTACGGTCTGCGGCTTCCTTTCATGAAGTTATGGGGGTATCATCGCTGGGCGGACAGTCCGGTGCAGAAAGAGGATATTCTTGTATTCAACAATCCTGCCAATCTTTCAGAACCCGTGATTGACCGACGGGAAGTCTTCATCAGCCGTTGCATCGGTATTCCCGGAGATACCTTGCTGATAGATTCGCTTTTTTCAGTGATTCCTTCCGAAAAGAATGCGCCCGACCAGAAGTTTCTTTATTCTTACCCCAGACAACGGGAACGACAGTTGGATTCATTGCTTTCCATACTTTCCATCGCTCCCAACAAACTATTGGGGCAGGACTCAACAAAGAATATACGCAGTTTCAGCCGTTATGAACACTACTTGCTGGAACAAGCCATGAACGGGAACTGCTGGATAGAACCTATTGTCAAGGAAGATTCTATGGAGATACTGAAACCTCTGATAATCCCCAGCAAAGGCAAAGCCGTGCGCGTATATCCGTGGAACAAGACTTTGTTGCGAAATACCCTGGTACTTCACGAAAAGAAACAAGCCGAAATCAAAAACGACACCCTTTATGTGGAAGGCAAACCCGTGCAACACTGCCATTTTACCAAAGACTACTACTGGGTAGGTGCCAACAATGCCATCAATCTTTCGGACTCCCGTCTTTTCGGTTTCGTCCCCAAAGACCACATCATAGGCAAGGCATCTATCATCTGGTTCTCCAAAGAAAAGGGAACAGGACCTTTCAGCGGTTACCGATGGGGCAGGATATGGAAAAGAGTGGAATGA
- a CDS encoding tRNA-dihydrouridine synthase family protein, with amino-acid sequence MCIFAAMNENILPIHFAPLQGYTDAVYRRAHARIFGGIETYYSPFVRMEHGEIRRKDARDIEPDNNPDLHLIPQLIAPDADKLEHIMSLFIEKGYQEADINLGCPFPMLARRHNGCGMLPYPEEVKALLSEAIDRHPDIRFSVKLRLGWEQAEECLALLPLFNELPLAHIILHPRLGKQQYKGEVDLEGFEAFYKECTHPLFYNGDLHTANDIRSITTRFPRLAGIVIGRGLLANPALALEYKQGTPISSDEMAKKVGQLHTEVFNAYQELLQGGEAQLLMKMKSFWEYLLPDGDRKARKTIHKTSKLANYQSAVSNLLGTY; translated from the coding sequence ATGTGTATCTTTGCAGCCATGAACGAGAACATATTACCCATCCACTTCGCCCCGCTGCAAGGCTACACCGATGCCGTCTACCGGCGGGCGCATGCACGCATATTCGGCGGCATAGAGACCTATTACTCTCCTTTCGTACGCATGGAGCACGGAGAAATCCGGCGGAAAGATGCCCGTGACATTGAGCCGGACAACAACCCGGACCTGCACCTCATCCCCCAGCTCATTGCTCCGGATGCGGACAAGCTGGAGCACATAATGTCCCTTTTCATCGAAAAAGGATACCAGGAAGCGGACATCAATCTGGGTTGTCCTTTTCCGATGCTGGCCCGGCGCCACAATGGCTGCGGCATGCTGCCCTATCCCGAAGAAGTGAAGGCGCTGCTCTCCGAAGCCATCGACCGACATCCCGACATCCGTTTCTCCGTGAAGCTGCGTCTGGGCTGGGAGCAGGCAGAGGAGTGTCTTGCCCTGCTACCGCTGTTCAACGAACTCCCCCTCGCACACATCATCCTGCACCCGCGTCTGGGCAAGCAGCAATACAAAGGAGAGGTAGACCTGGAGGGATTTGAAGCTTTCTACAAAGAGTGCACCCACCCTCTGTTCTACAACGGAGACCTGCATACCGCGAATGATATCCGTTCTATCACCACACGGTTCCCCCGATTGGCAGGTATCGTCATCGGCCGCGGGCTACTCGCCAATCCTGCCCTGGCGCTGGAATACAAGCAAGGAACCCCGATTTCTTCCGATGAAATGGCGAAAAAAGTGGGACAACTACACACCGAGGTCTTCAACGCCTATCAAGAGCTACTGCAAGGCGGTGAGGCACAGCTATTAATGAAAATGAAAAGTTTCTGGGAGTACCTATTGCCGGACGGAGACCGCAAAGCGAGAAAGACCATTCATAAGACCAGCAAACTGGCAAACTATCAGTCAGCAGTAAGCAATCTGCTCGGAACATATTAA
- the dapB gene encoding 4-hydroxy-tetrahydrodipicolinate reductase, with protein MKIALIGYGKMGKEIEKIALGRGHEIVSIIDVDNQEDFESAAFKSADVAIEFTNPMVAYNNYMKAFRAGVKLVSGSTGWMAEHGDEVKRLCTEGGKTLFWSSNFSLGVSIFSAVNKYLAKIMNQFPAYDVTMSETHHIHKMDAPSGTAITLAEGILENLDRKDKWVEGTFQAPDGTVSGSTECAANELSISSIREGEVPGIHSIRYDSEADSITITHDAKNRRGFALGAVLAAEYTAKHEGALGMSDLFPFLKD; from the coding sequence ATGAAAATCGCATTAATCGGCTACGGAAAAATGGGCAAGGAAATCGAGAAAATAGCCCTTGGCCGCGGACACGAAATTGTAAGCATCATCGATGTCGACAATCAGGAAGACTTTGAATCGGCAGCCTTCAAGAGCGCCGACGTTGCCATAGAGTTCACCAACCCCATGGTTGCATACAATAACTATATGAAGGCATTCCGCGCCGGGGTCAAACTGGTATCCGGCAGTACGGGATGGATGGCAGAACATGGAGACGAAGTAAAGAGACTTTGTACCGAAGGCGGCAAGACACTGTTCTGGTCTTCCAACTTCAGCTTGGGAGTAAGCATCTTCTCTGCCGTCAACAAGTACCTCGCAAAGATAATGAACCAATTCCCTGCCTATGATGTGACAATGAGCGAAACGCACCACATCCACAAGATGGACGCTCCGAGCGGAACGGCCATCACGCTTGCCGAAGGTATTCTGGAGAATCTCGACCGTAAGGACAAATGGGTAGAAGGGACTTTCCAAGCTCCCGACGGAACCGTTTCGGGCTCTACGGAATGTGCAGCCAATGAGCTATCCATAAGTTCTATCCGCGAAGGAGAAGTACCGGGCATCCACAGCATCCGCTACGACTCCGAAGCCGACAGTATCACTATCACCCACGATGCCAAGAATCGCAGGGGATTTGCCTTGGGAGCTGTCCTTGCTGCCGAATATACCGCCAAGCACGAAGGTGCTTTGGGAATGAGTGACTTGTTTCCATTTTTAAAAGACTAA
- the lepB gene encoding signal peptidase I, whose translation MRKATRTQWIKFSIVTLLYLAFLVWVKSWLGLIVLPFIFDIYISKKIPWGFWKKSENPAVRSIMSWVDAIVFALVAVYFVNIYVFQNYQIPSSSLEKSLLVGDFLYVSKMSYGPRVPNTPLSMPLAQHTLPVFNTKSYIEWPQWEYKRVPGFGKVKLNDIVVFNFPAGDTVATNFQQTDFYTLAYEEGKRVYPNKVNMDSLTRKQQRTVYDLYYNAGRNLIRSNPRMYGDIVIRPVDRRENYVKRCVGLPGDTLQIKKGQVYIDGKAIENPTEMQFNYFVQTTGPYITDDMFRELGISKEDQTLMTDGLGWEENLIEMGLDRRDAQGRLAPVYHLPLTKKMYETLSGNKKLISNIIIEPGEFSGQMYPLNLYTKWDRNNYGPIWIPAKGATIKLTEDNLPIYERCIVAYEGNKLEVKEDGIYINGEKTDSYTFNMDYYWMMGDNRDKSADSRYWGFVPEDHVVGKPIVVWLSLDKDRGWFDGKIRWNRIFKWVDGIK comes from the coding sequence ATGAGAAAAGCAACACGCACCCAATGGATTAAATTCAGTATAGTCACCCTGCTCTACCTTGCCTTTCTGGTTTGGGTAAAAAGCTGGCTGGGACTGATTGTACTACCCTTCATTTTTGACATCTACATCAGTAAGAAGATACCCTGGGGATTCTGGAAGAAATCGGAGAATCCTGCCGTACGCAGCATCATGAGTTGGGTGGATGCCATCGTATTTGCGCTGGTAGCCGTCTACTTCGTAAATATCTATGTGTTCCAGAATTATCAGATACCGTCTTCCTCATTGGAGAAATCCTTGTTGGTAGGCGATTTCCTTTACGTCAGCAAGATGAGTTATGGTCCGCGCGTACCGAATACGCCGCTTTCCATGCCGCTGGCACAACATACACTACCGGTATTCAACACCAAATCGTACATCGAATGGCCCCAATGGGAATACAAGCGTGTACCAGGCTTCGGCAAAGTGAAACTGAATGACATTGTGGTGTTCAACTTCCCGGCAGGCGACACGGTAGCCACCAATTTCCAGCAGACAGACTTCTATACCCTTGCTTACGAAGAAGGAAAACGCGTGTATCCCAACAAGGTGAATATGGACAGCCTGACACGCAAGCAGCAACGTACTGTCTACGACCTGTACTACAATGCCGGACGTAATCTTATCCGTTCCAATCCGAGAATGTACGGTGACATTGTCATACGCCCCGTTGACCGTCGTGAAAACTATGTAAAACGTTGCGTAGGCCTGCCCGGCGATACGTTGCAAATCAAGAAAGGACAGGTATACATCGACGGTAAAGCCATCGAGAACCCTACAGAAATGCAGTTCAACTACTTTGTACAGACTACAGGTCCTTATATCACCGATGATATGTTCCGTGAACTGGGCATCAGCAAAGAAGACCAGACACTGATGACCGACGGTCTGGGCTGGGAAGAGAATCTGATTGAAATGGGATTGGACCGCCGGGATGCCCAAGGCAGGCTGGCACCGGTCTATCATCTTCCGCTCACCAAAAAGATGTACGAGACCCTTTCGGGCAACAAGAAACTCATCAGTAATATTATCATTGAACCGGGAGAATTCTCGGGACAGATGTATCCGCTGAACCTTTACACTAAATGGGACCGCAACAACTACGGCCCGATATGGATTCCTGCCAAAGGCGCCACCATCAAGCTGACCGAGGACAACCTGCCTATCTACGAACGCTGCATCGTTGCCTATGAAGGCAACAAACTGGAAGTCAAGGAAGACGGCATCTACATCAATGGTGAAAAGACCGACTCTTATACCTTCAATATGGACTACTACTGGATGATGGGCGACAACCGCGACAAGTCCGCCGACTCCCGATACTGGGGTTTTGTGCCGGAAGACCATGTCGTAGGAAAGCCTATCGTAGTATGGTTGTCACTGGACAAAGACCGGGGCTGGTTTGACGGTAAGATACGCTGGAACCGGATATTCAAGTGGGTGGACGGCATTAAATGA
- a CDS encoding chondroitinase family polysaccharide lyase yields the protein MMQFSKWKIGAVALVCMLLPGSVHAQIVKNERLLSFEEKQVPAFVTTAAGSQLGISDEHYRDGDHSLSWTFEPGAALSIKKDLKFEKKDPTGKDTYLSAFIVWVYNEQAQDKQILFEFLKDGKVCTSFPFGINFTGWRGAWVCYERDMQGTPEEGMDEIRIVAPDVKGKLFFDHLITASKVDARQQTADLQVPFVNKGTTNHWLVIYEHSLWKPDIPLTDVTEAQKQDIRIMEKRFRGMLYTPSALSDKEMQSIREKYDFYRITYKNGKVAGRPIYFVRHSEAYERMVPDWDKDMFSRLGIEISDYFNLMKRVAIAYNNAEDAALKHELKQKFIAMYDNATDQGIAYGSCWGNIHHYGYSMRGLFVAYFLMKDVLREVGKLEEAVRTLNWYAITNEVYPEPAVNGIDIDTFNTKLQGRIASILIMEDTPEKLQYLRSFSRWLDKGCLPAPGLAGSFKPDGACFHHCNNYPAYAVGGLDGATNMIYLLSGTEFRLSEQAHETVKKVLLTMRFYCNLKQWSLSMSGRHPNGGGSLIPIQYATMAIAGTPDGKQKYDPEMAAAYLRLVAYTEAPDKNAPDYLPKASTRHELEMKKLLEAQGFRPEPDPQGNLALGYGCVSVQRRSNWAAVVRGHSRYLWAAEHYLPANFYGRYLAHGSMQILTGKTDEMVTFATSGWQEAGFDWNRIPGVTSIHLPFDQLRARVLNVDTFSGMEEMLYSDEAFAGGLSQAHLNGNFGMVLHEHDKYNGSHRARKSFHFFDGTIVCLGTDIENLNTEYPTETTVFQLAATTPETRRYWESCQSDGQTYIDPNGVGYYISKASRPDARYEKNFPQVTVGERSTKPTSGDWVSLTLQHGKAPKGASYEYAVLPHTDAAALEAFAKKPTYKILQQDRNAHIVRSPADGLTSYVLFETPQALPDGGLLQKADTSCLVMIREYKDKLLLTVSQPDLALYRGPSDEAFDKDGKRIERSIYSRPWTDNESQEIPVTVTLKGQWKVAETPYCKVLSADKNQTVLRFTCRDAASLEVELKR from the coding sequence ATGATGCAATTCAGTAAATGGAAAATAGGAGCGGTAGCGCTCGTTTGCATGTTGCTGCCGGGCAGTGTACACGCACAAATCGTGAAGAATGAGCGCTTGCTTTCTTTTGAGGAGAAGCAGGTTCCGGCGTTTGTCACTACGGCAGCCGGTTCGCAGTTGGGCATTAGCGACGAACATTATAGGGACGGCGACCACAGTTTGAGCTGGACTTTCGAGCCGGGTGCCGCACTGTCTATCAAAAAAGACTTGAAATTTGAGAAGAAAGACCCGACGGGGAAAGACACCTATCTTTCGGCTTTCATCGTATGGGTGTACAATGAGCAGGCCCAGGACAAGCAGATTCTGTTTGAGTTCCTGAAGGATGGCAAGGTATGCACCTCTTTTCCTTTTGGCATCAACTTTACCGGTTGGCGCGGAGCATGGGTATGTTATGAACGCGATATGCAAGGTACCCCGGAAGAAGGGATGGACGAAATCCGAATTGTAGCCCCCGACGTGAAGGGGAAACTCTTTTTCGACCATCTGATTACTGCCAGCAAGGTGGATGCCCGCCAGCAGACTGCCGACTTGCAGGTACCGTTTGTAAATAAGGGAACCACCAACCACTGGCTGGTTATCTACGAACACTCCTTGTGGAAACCGGACATCCCTCTGACAGACGTGACCGAGGCGCAGAAGCAGGATATACGGATTATGGAGAAGCGTTTCCGCGGCATGCTCTACACACCTTCCGCGCTTTCGGACAAGGAGATGCAGTCCATCCGTGAGAAGTATGATTTTTATCGGATTACCTACAAGAACGGCAAGGTAGCAGGACGTCCTATCTATTTCGTACGTCACTCCGAGGCATACGAACGTATGGTACCCGATTGGGACAAAGATATGTTCTCCAGACTGGGGATAGAGATAAGCGACTATTTCAACCTGATGAAACGCGTCGCCATCGCCTACAACAATGCGGAAGATGCGGCGCTGAAACACGAGTTGAAGCAGAAATTCATCGCCATGTACGATAACGCCACCGACCAGGGTATTGCCTACGGCAGTTGCTGGGGGAATATCCACCATTACGGATATAGTATGCGCGGTCTGTTTGTGGCTTATTTCTTGATGAAGGACGTGTTGCGTGAGGTAGGTAAGCTGGAAGAGGCGGTACGTACGCTCAACTGGTATGCCATCACCAATGAGGTATATCCCGAACCTGCCGTCAACGGTATTGATATAGATACGTTCAACACCAAGTTGCAAGGCCGCATAGCCAGCATTCTGATTATGGAGGATACACCGGAGAAACTGCAATACCTGCGTTCCTTCTCCCGTTGGCTGGACAAAGGCTGTCTTCCTGCGCCGGGATTGGCCGGTTCTTTCAAGCCGGACGGTGCCTGCTTCCATCATTGCAACAATTATCCTGCTTATGCAGTGGGCGGTCTGGACGGTGCCACTAATATGATTTACTTGCTGAGTGGTACCGAGTTCCGCCTGTCCGAGCAGGCACACGAGACGGTGAAGAAAGTGCTTCTCACCATGCGTTTCTATTGCAACCTGAAGCAATGGTCTCTCTCCATGTCCGGACGCCATCCCAACGGGGGAGGAAGTCTGATACCTATCCAATATGCCACGATGGCCATTGCCGGTACGCCGGATGGCAAGCAGAAGTATGACCCCGAAATGGCCGCTGCCTATTTGCGCCTGGTTGCCTATACAGAAGCTCCGGACAAGAATGCGCCCGACTATCTGCCGAAGGCTTCCACTCGCCACGAATTGGAGATGAAGAAGTTGCTTGAAGCCCAAGGCTTCCGTCCGGAACCCGACCCGCAAGGCAATCTGGCTTTGGGTTACGGTTGTGTATCCGTACAGCGTCGCAGCAACTGGGCTGCCGTAGTACGCGGACATTCCCGTTACCTCTGGGCTGCCGAGCACTATCTCCCCGCCAATTTCTATGGCCGTTATCTGGCACATGGCAGCATGCAGATTCTTACCGGAAAAACCGATGAAATGGTTACTTTTGCCACCAGTGGCTGGCAGGAGGCCGGTTTCGACTGGAATCGTATTCCGGGTGTCACGAGCATTCATTTGCCTTTCGACCAGCTGCGTGCCCGGGTATTGAATGTCGATACCTTCTCCGGCATGGAGGAGATGCTCTATTCCGACGAAGCTTTTGCCGGCGGTTTGTCCCAAGCACATCTGAACGGTAACTTCGGTATGGTGCTGCATGAACATGATAAGTATAACGGTTCTCACCGTGCCCGCAAGTCGTTCCATTTCTTCGACGGCACCATTGTATGCCTCGGTACGGACATCGAAAACCTAAATACCGAATATCCAACGGAAACCACCGTGTTCCAGCTTGCCGCCACCACTCCCGAAACCCGCCGGTACTGGGAGTCCTGTCAGAGTGACGGGCAGACTTATATAGATCCCAACGGCGTAGGTTATTACATTTCCAAAGCCTCCCGCCCTGATGCCCGCTACGAGAAGAACTTCCCGCAAGTGACCGTGGGCGAGCGTAGCACCAAGCCCACTTCCGGCGACTGGGTGTCCTTGACATTACAGCATGGCAAAGCCCCGAAAGGCGCTTCCTACGAATATGCCGTGCTACCCCACACGGATGCCGCCGCTTTGGAGGCATTCGCCAAGAAACCCACTTACAAGATTCTCCAACAAGACCGCAACGCCCACATTGTGCGTTCTCCGGCAGACGGTCTTACTTCTTACGTCTTGTTTGAGACTCCGCAAGCTCTGCCCGACGGCGGATTGTTGCAGAAAGCCGATACATCGTGCCTTGTCATGATACGCGAATATAAGGACAAGCTTCTGCTGACTGTTTCCCAGCCCGACTTGGCCTTGTATCGTGGTCCGAGTGACGAGGCTTTCGATAAAGACGGAAAACGTATTGAGCGCAGTATCTATTCACGCCCGTGGACTGACAATGAGAGTCAGGAGATTCCCGTAACCGTTACTTTGAAGGGACAGTGGAAGGTTGCCGAGACGCCCTATTGCAAGGTGTTGTCGGCAGACAAGAATCAGACTGTGCTGCGCTTTACTTGCCGGGATGCTGCAAGCTTAGAGGTAGAGCTAAAGAGGTAG
- a CDS encoding glycoside hydrolase family protein: protein MKRHHLLFLFAAFIAITSSAQKLDNLVELKQKSENPLFHHLDKAPRTPAFECEGYWAWGSSVVKGDDGKYHMFVSRFPKSLPFHPGWMVASEIVHAVSEIPQGPYRFSEVALPARGAQYWDGRSTHNPRILRQNGKYYLIYMGSTHPFADPTYEQLTLKSPWCTVARANKRVGLAVADSPYGPWKRLDEPILKTKPNTFYSFLTSNPSPIIQEDGSVMMIFKGRHYTNGYLHSAMSLGMAYAPTIEGPYRVLNNDCPIFEVDGQGEAEDPFLWKDANGYHAIFKDHVAKFTGERGGGVMAHSKDGIQWTVDKDPKAYSLTVEWEDGSVEKQGQLERPFILFEDGKPAYIFFATMDGPGGFENASRSWNMVIPIKDRK from the coding sequence ATGAAAAGACATCATCTGCTTTTTCTCTTTGCCGCTTTCATAGCTATAACGTCTTCTGCCCAGAAGCTGGACAATCTGGTAGAACTGAAACAGAAGTCGGAAAACCCACTGTTTCATCACTTGGACAAAGCTCCACGTACACCAGCTTTCGAGTGCGAAGGCTATTGGGCCTGGGGAAGTTCGGTAGTGAAAGGAGATGACGGCAAGTACCATATGTTCGTTTCCCGCTTTCCCAAAAGCTTGCCGTTCCATCCGGGATGGATGGTAGCCTCGGAGATTGTACATGCCGTATCCGAGATACCGCAGGGACCTTATCGGTTCAGCGAAGTGGCCCTCCCTGCCCGTGGTGCGCAATACTGGGACGGACGCTCCACACACAATCCACGCATTTTGAGGCAGAACGGGAAATACTACCTTATCTATATGGGTTCCACCCACCCCTTTGCCGACCCTACTTACGAACAACTCACCCTGAAAAGCCCCTGGTGTACCGTTGCCCGCGCCAACAAACGCGTGGGACTGGCCGTTGCCGACTCGCCCTACGGTCCGTGGAAACGCTTGGACGAGCCCATCTTGAAGACCAAGCCCAATACTTTCTACAGTTTTCTGACCTCAAATCCCTCGCCTATCATTCAAGAAGACGGTTCGGTGATGATGATATTCAAGGGGCGACATTACACGAACGGTTACCTGCACTCGGCCATGAGCCTCGGAATGGCTTATGCTCCTACCATAGAAGGCCCTTATCGAGTGCTGAACAATGACTGTCCCATCTTTGAAGTAGACGGTCAGGGCGAAGCGGAAGACCCTTTCCTCTGGAAAGATGCAAACGGTTATCATGCCATCTTCAAAGACCATGTAGCCAAGTTTACTGGCGAACGGGGCGGAGGCGTCATGGCACATTCCAAAGACGGCATCCAATGGACGGTGGACAAAGACCCGAAAGCCTACTCGCTCACTGTGGAGTGGGAAGACGGCAGCGTGGAGAAGCAAGGACAACTGGAACGCCCCTTCATCCTCTTCGAGGACGGAAAGCCTGCCTACATCTTCTTTGCCACGATGGACGGGCCCGGAGGATTCGAAAATGCATCCCGTTCTTGGAATATGGTGATTCCCATCAAAGATCGGAAGTAA